TCGGAGACTATCTGGCTTTCTAATCATAGTCactattttctttcatttactttttaataatgtttgattttaagtATGCTCATGTTGTTCTCTTGTTTCTGATCACCCCTTCTGTAACTGGTAAGTTCATATTTCACTCTGTAAaaccttttgttttaatttattattatttcaatgtaAAAGACTTTTTACAAAAAACAGAATTTTATGAATTGGTCCGCAGTGAAACTAAAGTTTACTGGCAGAAATCTTTGTCCACAACACTTTGCAGTCAGACAGGCTACATTTATGCAGCAAAAGTGTTGTCATAAGACTTAATGCtgaattttattttgaatgtctAGAGCAGTTGTTAGGAAACTGTGTAAGTtgcatgtgttttgcaatgcatttGACTTGTCTATAAAATGTTACTAACTTTAAGCTATTTTACCTCAGCACATGGGGGCATTGTTTATATCCACAGAGTAAGAAATTCATCCATTGACATTTCCTGTGAATcggaaaataaagaagaaaaaccaTTTGCCTTTTCACTGAAACGCAGGTTGCTACAGTCCAGACGAGTGCTGTATCTTTCTAGAGATTTCCCACCATTTATCGATAAATCTGAGGACAAGGATCGCATCACTGTACGTAATGAGTTGGACAGCCACACAGTTCATCTGACAATCTCAAACCTGGAAGGACAGGACACAGATGTGTACCACTGTGAATTCCACTATGGTGATCTTCCATATGACAA
This is a stretch of genomic DNA from Carassius carassius chromosome 10, fCarCar2.1, whole genome shotgun sequence. It encodes these proteins:
- the LOC132151320 gene encoding uncharacterized protein LOC132151320 — translated: MFDFKYAHVVLLFLITPSVTAHGGIVYIHRVRNSSIDISCESENKEEKPFAFSLKRRLLQSRRVLYLSRDFPPFIDKSEDKDRITVRNELDSHTVHLTISNLEGQDTDVYHCEFHYGDLPYDKNIPGKMEFFIYVEDFSHESCNCSSYLPLMYVISGGACLMIVLVFALTVAYCCKWLNRRKPQPAVPVYEEMAGVRPTKGKATRCHTDIAKLEEANSSVAHLFSNENHYVN